One Telluria mixta DNA window includes the following coding sequences:
- a CDS encoding TonB-dependent receptor plug domain-containing protein, translated as MQQRTRIALAVALATHTMSALAQEPLQRVEVTGSRIRQVDLETAQPIQVLTQDQIQKTGLVTVGDIINNLSAAGTPAFSKGQTLTSNREQGGQYINMRNLGANRLLVLVNGKRWTQTVAGYTDMSTIPAALIERIDILKDGASSIYGSDAIAGVVNIILKKSMQGGLASVYAGRNEQGDGRKKDYALSYGAGGDRANMMFGLTYTEDGAVWAKDRDITAFLYGPGHVNASLGTGPWGRIRQVNAGGGATGFNKILNHTGSYLGDGTGTRSRDPNNYHDYTGADADTFNSSDQMMYLSPTRLASIFTRGSITLPHAMRFTTTAMFADRTAARENAGYPLSSLTQSKFPVYIDKNSYYNPYPGQDLFFYRRTTEVPRMATNENRTLHIDVGLEGTVDLSGKAWSWSVGYNHSAITGAILSKGHLNLLNLKKALGPSFLNAAGAVQCGTAANPIPLAECVPFDIVGGPSASTAAALDYVMSTGQATYGSTINSATADITGDLFDLPAGAVGIAAGLEHRSVCGYDRPGQFEQSGYSTDLAGNATVGRYTVREAYIEFNVPLLKNKPFAQLLGIDIASRHSDYSNFGNTTNSKASVMWKPVRDLLARATYAQGFRAPTLNDTFGGGSQAFDAYLDACDSKYGEAAKNPAVAARCAAAGVPAGFRQVNQAGTPVPAGGAQTPFPFQQGAGNAALQPETATTKTIGLVYSPGWLNGASIALDWFDIHVENRITGVTAAYEINQCYVGGVQAFCDRIQRDPVTGMITSLSRRNANLGELQTKGFDLALAYRFPRTAFGQFNVRSESTYTETFRIRSTPASNWDNYAGEFTYNRVKSNLALDWNLGNWSATLASRYYSGVKVHCWSAANNEECSNPNDPASWGTGYTKFGAQVYSDLSLGYALPWQAKLLVGANNVFDRKPRIVYDANTSFVNGTSASSAVDPQMPIDRLFYVRYNQSF; from the coding sequence ATGCAACAGCGTACAAGAATCGCATTGGCCGTGGCCCTTGCCACGCATACGATGTCGGCCCTTGCACAAGAACCACTGCAGCGCGTCGAAGTGACGGGCTCGCGCATCCGCCAGGTCGACCTGGAAACGGCGCAGCCGATCCAGGTGCTGACCCAGGACCAGATCCAGAAGACCGGCCTCGTCACCGTCGGCGACATCATCAACAACCTGTCCGCCGCCGGCACCCCGGCCTTTTCCAAAGGGCAGACGTTGACGTCGAACCGCGAACAGGGCGGCCAGTACATCAACATGCGCAACCTCGGCGCGAACCGGCTGCTGGTGCTGGTAAACGGCAAGCGCTGGACGCAGACGGTCGCCGGCTACACCGACATGTCGACGATCCCGGCGGCGCTGATCGAGCGCATCGACATCCTGAAGGATGGCGCTTCGTCGATCTACGGGTCGGACGCGATCGCGGGTGTCGTCAACATCATCCTCAAAAAGAGCATGCAGGGCGGCCTGGCCAGCGTGTACGCAGGCCGCAACGAACAAGGCGACGGCAGAAAGAAGGACTATGCCCTGTCGTACGGTGCGGGCGGCGACAGGGCGAACATGATGTTCGGCCTGACGTACACCGAGGACGGGGCCGTGTGGGCGAAGGACCGCGACATCACCGCCTTTCTGTACGGCCCCGGCCACGTGAACGCCAGCCTCGGCACGGGCCCGTGGGGCCGCATCCGCCAGGTGAACGCCGGCGGCGGCGCGACCGGTTTCAACAAGATCCTGAACCACACCGGTTCGTACCTGGGCGACGGCACCGGCACCCGCTCGCGCGATCCGAACAATTACCACGACTATACCGGCGCGGATGCCGATACGTTCAACTCGTCGGACCAGATGATGTATCTGTCGCCGACCCGGCTGGCGTCCATCTTCACCAGGGGCAGCATCACCCTGCCGCACGCGATGCGCTTCACGACCACGGCGATGTTCGCGGACCGCACGGCGGCGCGCGAGAACGCCGGCTACCCGCTGAGCTCCCTTACGCAGAGCAAGTTCCCCGTCTACATCGACAAGAACAGTTACTACAACCCGTACCCGGGCCAGGACCTGTTCTTTTACCGGCGCACGACCGAAGTGCCGCGCATGGCGACCAACGAGAACCGGACGCTCCACATCGACGTCGGCCTGGAAGGCACCGTCGACCTGTCCGGCAAGGCGTGGAGCTGGAGCGTCGGCTACAACCACAGCGCCATCACGGGCGCCATCCTGTCGAAAGGCCACCTGAACCTGCTGAACCTCAAAAAGGCGCTCGGCCCATCGTTCCTGAACGCGGCGGGTGCCGTACAGTGCGGCACGGCCGCCAACCCGATCCCGCTGGCCGAGTGCGTGCCGTTCGACATCGTGGGCGGCCCGTCGGCGTCGACCGCCGCGGCGCTGGACTACGTGATGTCCACCGGCCAGGCCACCTACGGCTCGACCATCAACAGCGCCACCGCCGACATCACCGGCGACCTGTTCGACCTGCCGGCCGGCGCGGTCGGCATCGCGGCCGGGCTCGAGCACCGCTCCGTCTGCGGCTACGACCGTCCGGGCCAGTTCGAGCAGTCGGGCTACTCGACCGACCTGGCAGGCAACGCCACCGTCGGCAGGTACACGGTGCGCGAAGCCTATATCGAATTCAACGTCCCGCTGCTGAAGAACAAGCCGTTCGCGCAACTGCTGGGCATCGACATCGCGTCGCGCCATTCCGACTACAGCAACTTCGGCAACACCACGAACAGCAAGGCCAGCGTGATGTGGAAGCCGGTGCGCGACCTGCTCGCGCGCGCCACGTACGCCCAGGGCTTCCGCGCGCCGACCCTGAACGACACCTTCGGCGGCGGTTCGCAGGCCTTTGACGCCTACCTGGACGCGTGCGACAGCAAGTATGGCGAAGCGGCGAAGAACCCGGCCGTGGCGGCCCGCTGCGCGGCCGCCGGCGTTCCGGCCGGGTTCCGCCAGGTCAACCAGGCCGGCACGCCCGTCCCCGCCGGCGGCGCGCAGACGCCGTTCCCGTTCCAGCAGGGCGCCGGCAACGCCGCGCTGCAGCCGGAAACGGCGACGACGAAGACCATCGGCCTCGTCTACAGCCCGGGCTGGCTGAACGGCGCCTCGATCGCGCTGGACTGGTTCGACATCCACGTCGAGAACCGCATCACGGGCGTGACCGCGGCCTACGAGATCAACCAGTGCTATGTCGGCGGCGTGCAGGCGTTCTGCGACAGGATTCAGCGCGACCCGGTCACCGGCATGATCACGAGCCTGTCGCGCCGCAACGCCAACCTGGGCGAACTGCAGACGAAGGGCTTCGACCTGGCCCTCGCTTACCGTTTCCCGCGCACGGCCTTTGGCCAGTTCAACGTACGTTCGGAATCGACTTATACCGAAACGTTCCGCATCAGGAGCACGCCGGCGTCGAACTGGGACAACTATGCCGGCGAGTTCACGTACAACCGCGTGAAGTCGAACCTGGCACTCGACTGGAACCTCGGCAACTGGAGCGCCACGCTGGCGTCGCGCTACTACAGCGGCGTGAAGGTCCATTGCTGGAGCGCGGCCAATAACGAGGAATGCAGCAACCCGAACGACCCGGCCAGCTGGGGCACGGGCTACACGAAGTTCGGCGCACAGGTCTACAGCGACCTGTCGCTGGGGTATGCCCTGCCGTGGCAAGCGAAGCTGCTGGTCGGCGCCAACAACGTATTCGACCGCAAGCCGCGCATCGTCTACGACGCCAACACGTCCTTCGTGAACGGCACGTCGGCGTCATCGGCTGTCGATCCGCAGATGCCGATCGATCGCCTGTTCTACGTGCGCTACAACCAGTCGTTCTGA
- a CDS encoding TonB-dependent receptor plug domain-containing protein produces the protein MMEKVLSRSIRLICVSGIAFGMHAAYAQETQPAPLQRVEVTGSRIRQVDLETAQPIQVMTQEQIQKTGLVTVGDILNQLSSAGTPDFDRGGSLTSNRENGGQYISLRNLGSNRLLVLVDGKRWTQSVDGYTDMSTIPSAMIERIEVLKDGASSIYGSDAISGVVNIILKKRMDGGQLSLYSGANDKADGRAKDFSLTYGASSDKASLMVGLSHTEQGTVWARDRDITKYPKGPAHPTSGLGAGPWAEVLPANGDAFDYVLNHTGGAGGNGIGTGSDPRNTANYHDWKSSIVEDKFNSASQMMFQMPNRLDTLFTKGTLELPYNMQLSTTAMYSQRQSSAQVAGYPLRSDAQPSYPVYIDKDNYYNPFGEDLYFIRRTVEVPRVTENTNNTFHVDTTLSGTFDWKGKAWNWDVGYNHSAVRGTTMGTGNVNLLNLKKALGPSFLNANGVVQCGTAAAPIPLAECKPFNIIAGPGATNKETLDYVMSTGQATYGSTINSATANISGELLQLPAGMLGVAGGVEHREVRGYDIPGQFEQSGYSTDLAGNSTIGKYSVREAYLETNIPILKGVRFAELLSVDLATRYSDYSNFGNTHNSKASFMWKPIKDLLVRGTWAQGFRAPTVGDTFGGGQQTYDTYMDPCDSAYGQRGTPGVDARCTAAGARPGFRQTDQTNTPISDAGGAQSANPFMSGAGNASLQPERAKTKTFGFVYSPAFLPGLSGSLDWYNIRVDNLISGISATQVAEYCYVQGVASFCNAIKRDPITGQITNLSRGNANLGALETEGYDLSLAYRFPRGAYGAFGLRSDSTFVTKYRTKADNTADWESSLGEYDGGGGYAYYRVKSNVALDWSLGNWSATWTARYFGGIRDKCFSSTVECSTPKGLANWGTGYNQKGAMVYNDVSVAYKTSWKGQIMVGANNIFDKEARTTILGASSSSAVDANLPIDRFIYVRYNQSF, from the coding sequence ATGATGGAAAAAGTCTTGTCCCGCTCGATCCGCCTGATCTGCGTCAGCGGCATCGCGTTCGGGATGCACGCGGCTTACGCGCAAGAGACCCAACCGGCGCCGCTGCAGCGTGTCGAAGTGACTGGCTCGCGCATCCGCCAGGTCGACCTGGAAACGGCACAACCGATCCAGGTGATGACCCAGGAACAGATTCAAAAGACGGGTCTCGTGACCGTCGGCGACATCCTGAACCAACTGTCTTCCGCCGGCACGCCGGACTTCGACCGCGGCGGTTCGCTGACGTCGAACCGCGAAAACGGCGGCCAGTACATCAGCCTGCGCAACCTGGGCTCGAACCGCCTGCTGGTCCTGGTGGACGGCAAGCGCTGGACCCAGTCCGTCGACGGCTACACCGACATGTCGACCATCCCGTCGGCCATGATCGAGCGCATCGAAGTCCTGAAGGACGGCGCCTCGTCGATCTACGGCTCGGACGCGATCTCGGGCGTGGTCAACATCATCCTGAAGAAGCGCATGGATGGCGGCCAGCTGAGCCTCTACAGCGGCGCCAACGACAAGGCCGACGGCCGCGCCAAGGACTTCTCGCTGACCTACGGCGCGAGCAGCGACAAGGCGTCGCTGATGGTCGGCCTGTCGCACACCGAACAGGGCACCGTGTGGGCCCGCGACCGCGACATCACCAAATACCCGAAGGGCCCGGCTCACCCGACGTCCGGCCTGGGCGCCGGTCCGTGGGCTGAAGTCCTGCCGGCCAACGGCGATGCGTTCGACTACGTGCTGAACCACACCGGCGGCGCCGGCGGCAACGGTATCGGCACGGGCTCGGACCCGCGCAACACGGCCAACTACCACGACTGGAAGAGCAGCATCGTCGAGGACAAGTTCAACAGCGCCTCGCAGATGATGTTCCAGATGCCGAATCGCCTGGACACGCTGTTCACCAAGGGCACGCTGGAACTGCCGTACAACATGCAGCTGAGCACGACCGCGATGTACTCGCAGCGCCAGTCGTCCGCGCAGGTCGCAGGCTACCCGCTGCGCAGCGATGCGCAGCCGAGCTACCCGGTCTATATCGACAAGGACAACTACTACAACCCGTTCGGTGAAGACCTGTACTTCATCCGCCGCACCGTCGAAGTGCCGCGCGTGACGGAAAACACGAACAACACGTTCCACGTCGACACCACCCTGTCGGGCACGTTCGACTGGAAGGGCAAGGCCTGGAACTGGGACGTGGGCTACAACCACAGCGCCGTCCGCGGCACGACCATGGGCACCGGCAACGTCAACCTGCTGAACCTGAAGAAGGCTCTGGGTCCGTCGTTCCTGAACGCCAACGGCGTCGTCCAGTGCGGCACCGCTGCCGCCCCGATCCCGCTGGCGGAATGCAAGCCGTTCAACATCATCGCCGGTCCGGGCGCAACCAACAAGGAAACCCTGGACTACGTCATGTCGACCGGCCAGGCAACCTACGGCTCGACCATCAACAGCGCGACCGCCAACATCAGCGGCGAGCTGCTGCAGCTGCCGGCCGGCATGCTGGGCGTGGCAGGCGGCGTCGAACACCGCGAAGTGCGCGGCTACGACATCCCGGGCCAGTTCGAGCAATCGGGCTACTCGACCGACCTGGCAGGCAATTCGACCATCGGCAAGTACTCGGTGCGTGAAGCCTACCTCGAAACGAACATCCCGATCCTGAAGGGTGTGCGCTTCGCGGAACTGCTGAGCGTCGACCTGGCGACCCGCTACTCGGACTACAGCAACTTCGGCAACACCCACAACAGCAAAGCCAGCTTCATGTGGAAGCCGATCAAGGACCTGCTGGTCCGTGGCACGTGGGCACAAGGCTTCCGCGCACCGACCGTGGGCGACACGTTCGGCGGCGGCCAGCAGACCTACGACACGTACATGGACCCGTGCGACAGCGCCTACGGCCAGCGCGGTACGCCGGGCGTCGATGCACGCTGCACGGCGGCAGGTGCGCGTCCGGGCTTCCGCCAGACCGACCAGACCAACACCCCGATCAGCGACGCGGGCGGCGCACAGAGCGCCAACCCGTTCATGTCGGGTGCCGGCAATGCATCGCTGCAGCCGGAACGCGCCAAGACGAAGACCTTCGGCTTCGTCTACAGCCCGGCCTTCCTGCCGGGTCTGTCGGGCTCGCTGGACTGGTACAACATCCGTGTCGACAACCTGATCAGCGGCATCTCGGCCACCCAGGTCGCCGAATACTGCTACGTGCAGGGTGTCGCTTCGTTCTGCAACGCGATCAAGCGTGACCCGATCACGGGCCAGATCACCAACCTGTCGCGCGGCAACGCCAACCTGGGCGCGCTGGAAACCGAAGGCTACGACCTGTCGCTGGCCTACCGCTTCCCGCGTGGTGCCTACGGCGCGTTCGGCCTGCGTTCGGACTCGACCTTCGTGACCAAGTACCGCACCAAGGCCGATAACACGGCCGACTGGGAAAGCTCGCTGGGCGAATACGACGGCGGTGGCGGCTACGCTTACTACCGCGTCAAGTCGAACGTCGCGCTGGACTGGAGCCTGGGCAACTGGAGCGCCACCTGGACGGCCCGTTACTTCGGCGGTATCCGCGACAAGTGCTTCAGCAGCACCGTGGAATGCTCGACCCCGAAAGGTCTCGCCAACTGGGGTACCGGCTACAACCAGAAGGGTGCAATGGTCTACAACGACGTGAGCGTCGCGTACAAGACCTCGTGGAAAGGCCAGATCATGGTCGGCGCCAACAACATCTTCGACAAGGAAGCGCGTACCACCATCCTGGGTGCGTCGTCCTCGTCGGCGGTGGACGCCAACCTGCCGATCGACCGCTTCATCTACGTGCGCTACAACCAGTCGTTCTAA
- the map gene encoding type I methionyl aminopeptidase — protein sequence MPIKLKTEKDIAKMRVSGRLAAEVLEMIAEYVVPGVSTEELDRRCNDYIRKVQKATPANVGYHGFPKTLCTSVNSVVCHGIPSPAEILQDGDIVNIDVTVIKDGWHGDTSRMYFVGTPSPEAKKLVDTTYDAMMAGIRAVRPGARLGDVGHAIQKLAEAQGYSVVREYCGHGIGKVYHEDPQVLHYGRPNTGMLIKEGMTFTVEPMINLGDADVEQLDDGWTVVTRDRSLSAQWEHMIAVTKNGFEILTPWPKSK from the coding sequence ATGCCTATCAAACTCAAGACCGAAAAAGATATCGCCAAGATGCGCGTCTCCGGCCGCCTGGCGGCCGAGGTGCTGGAAATGATCGCGGAATACGTCGTCCCCGGCGTCTCCACCGAAGAACTCGACCGGCGCTGCAACGACTACATCCGCAAGGTGCAGAAGGCCACGCCCGCCAACGTCGGCTACCACGGCTTTCCGAAGACCCTGTGCACGTCCGTGAACAGCGTCGTCTGCCACGGCATCCCCTCCCCCGCCGAGATCCTGCAGGATGGCGACATCGTCAACATCGACGTCACCGTGATCAAGGACGGCTGGCATGGCGACACGAGCCGCATGTACTTCGTCGGCACCCCGAGTCCGGAGGCGAAGAAGCTCGTCGACACGACGTACGACGCCATGATGGCCGGCATCCGCGCCGTGCGCCCGGGCGCGCGCCTGGGCGACGTGGGCCATGCGATCCAGAAGCTGGCGGAAGCCCAGGGCTATTCCGTCGTGCGCGAATACTGCGGCCACGGCATCGGCAAGGTCTACCACGAAGACCCGCAAGTGCTGCACTACGGCCGCCCGAACACGGGCATGCTCATCAAGGAAGGCATGACGTTCACGGTCGAACCGATGATCAACCTGGGCGACGCCGACGTCGAACAGCTCGACGACGGCTGGACGGTCGTCACGCGCGACCGGTCGTTGTCCGCGCAGTGGGAACACATGATCGCGGTGACGAAGAACGGGTTCGAGATATTGACCCCGTGGCCGAAGAGCAAATAA
- the gap gene encoding type I glyceraldehyde-3-phosphate dehydrogenase, with amino-acid sequence MTIKVAINGYGRIGRNVLRAFYEGGKKQDIQIVALNDLGNVEHNAHLTRYDTTHGKFPGTVEVDGDYMIVNGDRIRVYAQRNPAELPWGELGVDVVLECTGFFTTKEKASAHLKGGAKKVIISAPGGKDVDATIVFGVNQDVLKSTDTVISNASCTTNCLAPLVKPLNDAIGLENGLMTTVHAYTNDQVLTDVMHEDLRRARSATQSMIPTKTGAAAAVGLVLPELNGKLDGYAIRVPTINVSIVDLSFIAKRDTTVEEINKLMKDASEGALKGILTYNTEPLVSVDFNHNPASSNFDATLTKVSGRLVKVSSWYDNEWGFSNRMLDTTVALMNAK; translated from the coding sequence ATGACGATCAAAGTAGCAATCAACGGTTATGGCCGTATCGGCCGCAACGTGCTGCGCGCTTTCTACGAAGGCGGCAAGAAGCAGGACATCCAGATCGTGGCGCTGAACGATCTCGGCAACGTCGAGCACAACGCCCATCTGACCCGTTACGACACGACCCACGGCAAGTTCCCGGGCACCGTCGAAGTGGACGGCGACTACATGATCGTCAACGGCGACCGCATCCGCGTGTACGCGCAGCGCAACCCGGCCGAACTGCCGTGGGGCGAGCTGGGCGTGGACGTCGTGCTGGAATGCACCGGCTTCTTCACCACCAAGGAAAAGGCATCGGCCCACCTGAAAGGCGGCGCCAAGAAGGTCATCATCTCGGCACCGGGCGGCAAGGATGTCGACGCCACCATCGTGTTCGGCGTGAACCAGGACGTGCTGAAGTCGACGGACACCGTCATCTCGAACGCATCGTGCACCACCAACTGCCTGGCCCCGCTGGTCAAGCCGCTGAACGACGCCATCGGCCTGGAAAACGGCCTGATGACCACCGTGCACGCCTACACCAACGACCAGGTGCTGACCGACGTGATGCACGAAGACCTGCGCCGCGCCCGTTCGGCCACGCAGTCGATGATCCCGACCAAGACCGGCGCCGCCGCCGCCGTCGGCCTCGTGCTGCCGGAACTGAACGGCAAGCTGGACGGCTACGCGATCCGCGTGCCGACCATCAACGTGTCGATCGTCGACCTGTCGTTCATCGCCAAGCGCGACACGACGGTCGAAGAGATCAACAAGCTGATGAAGGACGCATCGGAAGGCGCGCTGAAAGGCATCCTGACGTACAACACCGAGCCGCTGGTGTCGGTCGACTTCAACCACAACCCGGCATCGTCGAACTTCGACGCGACCCTGACCAAGGTGTCGGGCCGCCTGGTGAAGGTGTCGTCGTGGTACGACAACGAGTGGGGCTTCAGCAACCGCATGCTGGACACCACCGTGGCGCTGATGAACGCGAAATAA
- the tkt gene encoding transketolase encodes MKSLQTTTLMANAIRALAMDAVQKANSGHPGMPMGMAEIAVALWDGHYRHNPANPGWMNRDRFLLSNGHGSMLHYALLHLSGYDLSMDDIRDFRQMHSKTPGHPEVGITPGVETTTGPLGQGIANAVGMALAEWLLAKEFNRPGFDIVDHYTYAFLGDGCLMEGISHEVASLAGTLRLNKLIWLYDDNGISIDGKVEGWFTDDTPQRFAAYGWNVIPGVDGHDVAAVDAAIAQAKQSDRPTLICCKTIIGKGSPNLQGGDKVHGAALGEKEVAAVREHLIWDAIPFDIPAPIYEAWDQKQKGAAVEGEWNALFAGYRAQYPELAAEFERRMKGDLPGKFEETLAAAIAQTIDKKETIATRKASQNAIQALAPVLPEFLGGSADLTGSNLTNWKESVAVRSGTPGNHINYGVREFGMAAMMNGVALHGGFIPFGATFLTFSDYSRNALRMAALMKIRSLFVFTHDSIGLGEDGPTHQSVEHVSSLRLIPNLDNWRPCDTTESTVAWGAAVKRKDGPSTLIFSRQNLPFMERDAATVANIAKGGYVLRDVANPAAVLIATGSEVELAVKAAETLAGQGIQVRVVSMPSTDVFERQDAAYKAAVLGRGIPRVAVEAGVTDFWYKYVGLEGAVVGIDTFGESAPAPVLFKHFGFTVENVVAKVKSVLPA; translated from the coding sequence ATGAAATCTCTGCAAACCACCACCCTGATGGCCAACGCAATTCGTGCGCTGGCGATGGACGCCGTCCAGAAGGCGAATTCCGGCCACCCCGGCATGCCGATGGGCATGGCCGAGATCGCCGTCGCGCTGTGGGACGGCCATTATCGCCACAACCCGGCCAATCCGGGCTGGATGAATCGCGACCGTTTCCTGCTGTCGAACGGCCACGGTTCGATGCTGCACTACGCACTGCTGCACCTGTCGGGCTACGACCTGTCGATGGACGACATCCGCGACTTCCGCCAGATGCATTCGAAGACCCCGGGCCACCCGGAAGTCGGCATCACCCCGGGCGTGGAAACGACCACCGGCCCGCTGGGCCAAGGCATCGCCAACGCCGTCGGCATGGCGCTGGCCGAGTGGCTGCTCGCGAAGGAATTCAACCGTCCGGGCTTCGACATCGTCGACCACTACACGTACGCGTTCCTGGGTGACGGCTGCCTGATGGAAGGCATCTCGCACGAAGTCGCGTCGCTGGCCGGCACGCTGCGCCTGAACAAGCTGATCTGGCTGTACGACGACAACGGCATCTCGATCGACGGCAAGGTGGAAGGCTGGTTCACGGACGACACGCCGCAGCGCTTCGCAGCGTACGGCTGGAACGTGATCCCGGGCGTGGATGGCCACGACGTCGCCGCCGTGGACGCGGCCATCGCGCAGGCCAAGCAGTCGGACCGTCCGACGCTGATCTGCTGCAAGACCATCATCGGCAAGGGTTCGCCGAACCTGCAGGGCGGCGACAAGGTGCACGGCGCCGCGCTGGGCGAGAAGGAAGTCGCCGCGGTGCGCGAGCACCTGATCTGGGACGCCATCCCGTTCGACATCCCGGCCCCGATCTACGAAGCCTGGGACCAGAAGCAGAAGGGCGCCGCCGTCGAAGGCGAGTGGAACGCGCTGTTCGCCGGCTACCGCGCGCAGTACCCGGAACTGGCCGCCGAATTCGAGCGCCGCATGAAGGGTGACCTGCCGGGCAAATTCGAAGAGACGCTGGCCGCCGCCATCGCGCAGACCATCGACAAGAAGGAAACCATCGCGACCCGCAAGGCGAGCCAGAACGCGATCCAGGCGCTGGCCCCGGTGCTGCCGGAATTCCTGGGCGGCTCGGCCGACCTGACCGGCTCGAACCTGACCAACTGGAAGGAATCGGTCGCCGTCCGTTCGGGCACCCCGGGCAACCACATCAACTACGGCGTGCGCGAATTCGGCATGGCCGCGATGATGAACGGTGTCGCCCTGCACGGCGGCTTCATCCCGTTCGGCGCCACGTTCCTGACGTTCTCGGACTACAGCCGCAACGCCCTGCGCATGGCCGCGCTGATGAAGATCCGTTCGCTGTTCGTGTTCACGCACGACTCGATCGGCCTGGGCGAAGACGGCCCGACGCACCAGTCGGTCGAACACGTCTCGTCGCTGCGCCTGATCCCGAACCTGGACAACTGGCGTCCGTGCGACACGACGGAATCGACCGTCGCCTGGGGCGCTGCGGTCAAGCGCAAGGACGGTCCGTCGACCCTGATTTTCTCGCGCCAGAACCTGCCGTTCATGGAGCGTGACGCGGCAACCGTCGCGAACATCGCCAAGGGCGGCTACGTGCTGCGCGATGTGGCGAATCCGGCCGCGGTCCTGATCGCGACGGGTTCGGAAGTGGAACTGGCGGTGAAAGCCGCCGAAACCCTGGCTGGCCAGGGTATCCAGGTGCGTGTGGTGTCGATGCCGTCGACCGACGTGTTCGAGCGCCAGGACGCGGCCTACAAGGCTGCCGTGCTGGGCCGCGGCATCCCGCGCGTGGCCGTCGAGGCTGGTGTGACGGACTTCTGGTACAAGTACGTCGGCCTGGAAGGTGCCGTGGTGGGCATCGATACCTTCGGCGAATCGGCTCCGGCCCCGGTGCTGTTCAAGCACTTCGGCTTCACGGTCGAGAATGTTGTCGCCAAGGTCAAATCGGTCCTCCCGGCCTGA
- a CDS encoding 16S rRNA (uracil(1498)-N(3))-methyltransferase encodes MPRFYCPQALIPGSVVDLPEAVAHHLHVVRQQSGDELVLFNGEGGQVRARLAEIGKRRASAEILAHDAVDVELPFRVTLAQGLPEGSKMDWIVEKAVELGAAGIIPLAAQRSVVRLSGDRADKRLAHWQAVVVSASEQCGRNRLAHVAPVQDANRWLAESGTSAGAGTRILLSPRADASLAQWVRATPAQDITLLVGPEGGFTDQEEDAARAAGALALSMGPRVLRTETAGLAALAILAAGWGGI; translated from the coding sequence ATGCCACGTTTTTACTGCCCCCAGGCGCTGATCCCCGGCAGCGTCGTCGACCTGCCGGAAGCGGTCGCCCACCACCTGCACGTCGTGCGCCAGCAGAGCGGCGACGAGCTCGTGCTGTTCAATGGCGAGGGCGGCCAGGTGCGCGCGCGCCTCGCCGAGATCGGCAAGCGCCGCGCCAGCGCCGAGATCCTTGCGCACGACGCCGTCGACGTGGAACTCCCCTTCCGCGTCACCCTGGCCCAAGGTTTGCCGGAGGGCAGCAAGATGGACTGGATCGTCGAGAAGGCCGTCGAGCTGGGTGCGGCCGGCATCATCCCGCTGGCGGCGCAGCGCTCGGTCGTGCGGCTTTCGGGCGACCGTGCCGACAAGCGCCTTGCACACTGGCAGGCCGTCGTCGTCAGCGCGTCCGAACAATGCGGACGCAACCGGCTGGCACACGTCGCGCCCGTGCAGGACGCGAACCGCTGGCTTGCAGAATCAGGCACCAGCGCAGGCGCCGGCACGCGCATCCTGCTCTCCCCGCGCGCGGACGCATCGCTCGCGCAGTGGGTGCGCGCGACCCCGGCGCAGGACATCACCCTGCTCGTCGGGCCGGAAGGCGGTTTCACGGACCAGGAAGAAGATGCGGCGCGGGCTGCCGGCGCACTGGCCCTGTCGATGGGACCGCGCGTGCTGCGCACGGAGACGGCCGGATTGGCCGCGCTCGCGATCCTGGCGGCGGGCTGGGGCGGGATCTGA